A window of the Egibacter rhizosphaerae genome harbors these coding sequences:
- a CDS encoding cupin domain-containing protein yields MAGVDDTRIVDLGALAAEVLAAARAAPAGRAARSLLPGAGSALTQTMLGLTADRELADHENPGIATLHVLEGRVELLAGDEAVELTAGQWALIPAMRHGLRCLEDGVVLLTVHSARPSP; encoded by the coding sequence GTGGCTGGCGTCGACGACACCCGGATCGTGGATCTCGGGGCGTTGGCGGCCGAGGTTCTGGCCGCCGCGCGGGCGGCACCGGCGGGTCGAGCCGCGCGGTCGCTCCTGCCGGGTGCCGGCTCCGCGCTCACCCAGACCATGCTCGGCCTCACCGCCGACCGCGAGCTCGCCGACCACGAGAACCCGGGGATTGCCACGCTGCACGTCCTCGAGGGTCGTGTCGAGCTCCTCGCCGGGGACGAGGCAGTCGAGTTGACCGCGGGACAGTGGGCGCTGATCCCCGCCATGCGCCACGGGCTGCGGTGCCTCGAGGACGGCGTGGTCCTGTTGACCGTGCATTCCGCACGTCCGTCGCCCTAG
- a CDS encoding hemerythrin domain-containing protein — protein MPAPTEPRDARVLTDDGPPALSRGTAGPRHHTALTQRLAEISELTPYLEWLITPEIRGQLAGMLGFLHDDVLHHAHEEERVIFPPLERLGPEGERLRAALLAEHDTLREAAARLDACAVVHLDQTTIPGLAGLMRATEALLAHHLDQEALATERLLVQLPDWARQEVAEGLERLDALEVRPGPGPDEWWLPERIAHKDPVAHDPSRDPEWRASCDPRALVLARSAAAAAADGTSVNRWRQAILQWSGYRRHVDTVERCMREAGEWPWSIPSAG, from the coding sequence ATGCCAGCGCCCACCGAACCGCGTGACGCCCGTGTCCTCACGGACGACGGGCCGCCGGCGCTCTCCCGCGGCACCGCAGGGCCTCGGCACCACACCGCGCTGACGCAGCGGCTGGCCGAGATCTCCGAGCTCACACCGTACCTCGAGTGGCTCATCACCCCCGAGATCCGCGGGCAGCTGGCCGGCATGCTCGGCTTCCTGCACGACGACGTCCTCCACCACGCGCACGAGGAGGAGCGGGTGATCTTCCCCCCGCTCGAGCGTCTCGGTCCCGAAGGCGAGCGCTTGCGGGCCGCTCTCCTCGCCGAGCACGACACGCTACGCGAAGCCGCGGCCCGCCTGGACGCCTGTGCGGTCGTTCACCTCGACCAAACCACGATCCCCGGCCTGGCGGGCTTGATGCGCGCGACCGAGGCGCTCCTGGCACACCATCTCGATCAGGAGGCCTTGGCCACCGAGCGATTGCTGGTCCAGCTTCCCGACTGGGCTCGCCAGGAGGTCGCCGAGGGTCTCGAGCGGCTCGATGCCCTGGAGGTCCGGCCCGGTCCGGGTCCCGACGAGTGGTGGCTACCTGAGCGCATCGCGCACAAGGATCCCGTGGCCCACGACCCGTCGCGGGATCCGGAGTGGCGTGCGTCGTGCGATCCGCGGGCGCTCGTTCTCGCACGCTCTGCGGCTGCGGCCGCGGCCGATGGGACGAGCGTGAACCGGTGGCGTCAGGCGATCCTGCAGTGGAGCGGGTACCGACGCCACGTCGACACCGTGGAGCGCTGCATGCGCGAAGCGGGGGAGTGGCCGTGGAGCATTCCCTCGGCGGGCTGA
- a CDS encoding beta-class carbonic anhydrase, whose protein sequence is MSAIDQCLANNEQYAAAFGSADLPVPPSQALAVVACMDARIDVYRALGLGLGDAHVIRNAGGVITEDAIRSLTISQRLLGTREVLLVSHTDCGMLTFRDDDVKDAIADEVGFRPPFAFEAFDSPEENLRQSIARIRASPFLPDTDRVRGTVYEVATGKLREVTPS, encoded by the coding sequence ATGAGCGCGATCGACCAGTGCCTGGCTAACAACGAGCAGTACGCGGCCGCGTTCGGGTCGGCCGACCTGCCGGTGCCCCCGTCGCAGGCGTTGGCCGTGGTCGCCTGCATGGATGCCCGCATCGACGTCTACCGGGCACTCGGGCTCGGGCTCGGCGATGCGCACGTGATCCGAAACGCCGGCGGGGTGATCACCGAGGACGCGATCCGCTCCCTCACGATCTCGCAGCGCCTGCTCGGCACCCGAGAGGTGCTGCTGGTGAGCCACACCGACTGCGGCATGCTCACCTTCCGCGACGACGACGTGAAGGACGCGATCGCCGACGAGGTCGGGTTTCGGCCGCCGTTCGCGTTCGAGGCGTTCGACAGCCCGGAGGAGAACCTTCGGCAGTCGATCGCGCGAATCCGCGCGAGCCCGTTCCTTCCCGACACCGACCGGGTGCGGGGCACGGTCTACGAGGTCGCGACCGGGAAACTGCGCGAGGTCACGCCGAGCTGA
- a CDS encoding sulfurtransferase — protein MGFANPHALATTEWLAEHLDDPKVRLVEVDEDTTAYERGHIPNAIAWHWERDLHHPVQRDYIDQPGLSALLARAGVDDDTTVVLYGGNNNWFAAYAYWLLKYRGFDQVTLLDGGRKKWELEGRDLTTDVPSLPETDFRIREPERPELRALRDDVIGAVDRAEFVDVRSPEEFSGQKLAPDHLPQEQPYVAGHIPGAANVPWSKAAREDGTFKPIEELRELYEGAGVDGDGEVIAYCRIGERSSHTWFVLSELLGLDNVRNYDGSWTEYGSLVGVPVERDA, from the coding sequence ATGGGCTTTGCGAATCCGCATGCGCTGGCAACGACCGAGTGGCTCGCCGAGCACCTTGACGATCCGAAGGTCCGCCTCGTTGAGGTCGACGAGGACACGACCGCCTACGAGCGCGGCCACATCCCCAACGCGATCGCGTGGCACTGGGAGCGGGACCTGCACCATCCGGTCCAGCGCGACTATATCGACCAGCCGGGCCTGTCCGCGTTGCTGGCCCGTGCGGGGGTCGACGACGACACCACCGTTGTGCTGTACGGGGGCAACAACAACTGGTTCGCCGCGTACGCATACTGGCTGCTCAAGTACCGGGGATTCGACCAGGTGACGCTCCTCGACGGGGGCCGCAAGAAGTGGGAGCTCGAAGGTCGGGACCTCACGACCGACGTGCCCTCGCTCCCCGAGACCGACTTCCGCATCCGCGAGCCGGAGCGACCGGAGCTGCGCGCGCTGCGCGACGACGTGATCGGGGCGGTCGACCGAGCCGAGTTCGTCGACGTGCGCTCGCCCGAGGAGTTCTCGGGACAGAAGCTCGCGCCCGACCACCTGCCGCAGGAGCAGCCCTACGTCGCCGGCCACATCCCGGGCGCCGCGAACGTGCCGTGGTCGAAAGCCGCGCGCGAGGACGGCACGTTCAAGCCGATCGAGGAGCTGCGCGAGCTCTACGAGGGGGCCGGTGTCGACGGGGATGGCGAGGTGATCGCGTACTGCCGGATCGGAGAGCGCTCGTCGCACACCTGGTTCGTGCTGAGCGAGTTGCTCGGCCTTGACAATGTCCGCAATTACGACGGCTCGTGGACCGAGTACGGCTCGCTCGTCGGCGTCCCTGTCGAGCGGGACGCGTGA
- a CDS encoding DUF3097 family protein produces MPGTIVEDRASGFSGEIVRLERGSVVLRDWRDRERAFPLRGGRFLVEDQPATLVRRPDPAERPADQRHETASGALVGRSQQARVASPHRIYVEGLHDAELLEKVWGEELREAAVVVEPIGGADEAPEAVRRFGPAHDRRLGVLLDHLVAGSKETRIAERITGAHVLVTGHPYVDVWQGVRPRAVGLRAWPEVPKGQDWKTGICRALGEEEPAALWRRLLRAVDSIADLEPSLVGAVERLLDFLIEPLEH; encoded by the coding sequence GTGCCGGGCACCATCGTCGAGGATCGCGCGTCCGGCTTCAGCGGCGAGATCGTCCGCCTCGAACGAGGGTCGGTGGTGCTGCGCGACTGGCGCGACCGCGAGCGCGCCTTCCCCCTGCGGGGGGGCCGCTTCCTCGTCGAGGACCAGCCAGCCACGCTCGTGCGCAGACCCGATCCCGCCGAGCGCCCTGCCGACCAGCGCCACGAGACCGCTTCGGGCGCGCTCGTCGGGCGCTCACAGCAGGCGCGCGTGGCCAGCCCGCACCGCATCTACGTCGAAGGGCTCCACGACGCCGAGCTGCTCGAGAAGGTCTGGGGAGAGGAGTTGCGCGAGGCCGCGGTGGTCGTCGAGCCGATCGGCGGGGCCGACGAGGCGCCCGAGGCCGTCCGCCGTTTCGGTCCCGCTCACGACCGACGGCTCGGCGTGCTGCTCGACCACTTGGTCGCCGGCTCGAAGGAGACCCGCATCGCCGAGCGCATCACGGGCGCGCACGTGCTGGTGACCGGCCATCCCTACGTCGACGTGTGGCAGGGAGTGCGCCCGCGTGCCGTCGGCCTGCGTGCCTGGCCGGAGGTCCCGAAGGGGCAGGATTGGAAGACCGGCATCTGCCGCGCGCTCGGCGAGGAGGAGCCGGCGGCACTGTGGCGCAGGCTGCTGCGCGCCGTCGACTCGATCGCCGACCTCGAGCCGAGCCTCGTCGGCGCGGTCGAACGGCTGCTGGACTTCCTCATCGAGCCGCTCGAACACTAA
- a CDS encoding IS630 family transposase, with the protein MANHAKVLDVSEEDRRVLQSRVAARTVSVRDRERAQIVLLAAEGLPAGELAARVGCSRPTVTLWRNRYAKDGLAGLDDAPRSGAPPRLTRQRTDEILAATLAPPPAHLGVTHWSSRLLARHLGDVSHTTITRLWKSWQLQPWRAETFKFPTDPELVAKVHDIVGLYLHPPENAVVLCVDEKSQIQALERTQPILPLKPGQAERQSHDYRRHGTTTLFAALEVATGKVAGACYPRHRHEAFLQFLKQVAKTYPRVPLHVIVDNYSAHKHADVKTWLAKNPRIQLHFTPTHSSWMNLVESFFSIITRQAIRRGSFTSVRQVTDAIATFIDGWNDRCQPFTWTKTADDILATANRKADSVTEH; encoded by the coding sequence ATGGCCAACCATGCGAAGGTTCTGGACGTCTCGGAGGAGGACCGGCGGGTCCTGCAGTCCCGCGTGGCAGCGCGGACGGTGTCGGTGCGGGATCGGGAGCGGGCCCAGATCGTGCTGCTGGCCGCTGAGGGACTGCCGGCAGGCGAGCTCGCCGCCCGCGTGGGGTGCTCCCGACCCACGGTGACCCTGTGGCGCAACCGCTACGCCAAGGACGGGCTGGCTGGGCTGGACGATGCGCCGCGCTCAGGCGCGCCGCCCAGGCTGACCCGCCAGCGCACCGACGAGATCCTGGCGGCCACGCTCGCGCCGCCACCGGCGCATCTGGGGGTGACGCACTGGTCGTCGCGGCTGCTGGCCCGCCACCTGGGCGATGTGTCGCACACCACGATCACGCGGCTGTGGAAGTCATGGCAGCTGCAGCCGTGGCGCGCCGAGACGTTTAAGTTCCCCACCGACCCCGAGCTGGTCGCCAAGGTGCACGACATCGTCGGGCTGTACCTGCACCCGCCGGAGAACGCGGTCGTGCTGTGCGTCGACGAAAAGTCCCAGATCCAGGCGTTGGAGCGCACCCAGCCGATCCTGCCGCTCAAGCCCGGCCAGGCCGAACGGCAATCCCACGACTACCGCCGGCACGGCACCACCACCCTGTTCGCCGCCCTGGAGGTGGCCACCGGCAAAGTGGCCGGCGCCTGCTACCCCCGCCACCGCCACGAAGCGTTCCTCCAGTTCCTCAAGCAGGTCGCCAAGACCTACCCGCGGGTGCCGCTGCACGTGATCGTCGACAACTACTCGGCGCACAAGCACGCCGACGTCAAGACATGGCTGGCCAAGAACCCGCGGATCCAGCTGCACTTCACCCCGACGCACTCCTCATGGATGAACCTGGTCGAATCGTTCTTCTCGATCATCACCCGCCAGGCCATCCGCCGCGGCTCGTTCACCTCCGTGCGGCAGGTCACCGACGCCATCGCCACCTTCATCGACGGCTGGAACGACCGCTGCCAGCCCTTCACCTGGACCAAAACCGCCGACGACATCCTCGCCACAGCCAACCGGAAAGCCGACTCCGTTACAGAGCACTAG
- a CDS encoding ArsR/SmtB family transcription factor yields MTDASFAALGDPVRRRILELLAEGEQPVGTLVVTLAAEHPISQPAVSQHLRVLRDAGLVTVRAYGTRRLYDLDRDGLREAATWLAGLAEQPGPFTQPFDALATEVVRSRRATTIREGGARADPAAG; encoded by the coding sequence GTGACCGACGCGTCGTTCGCTGCGCTGGGCGACCCGGTCCGAAGGCGGATCCTCGAGCTCCTCGCCGAGGGGGAGCAGCCCGTCGGCACGCTGGTCGTGACCCTGGCCGCCGAGCACCCCATCAGTCAACCGGCGGTGTCGCAGCACCTGCGGGTGCTGCGAGACGCCGGACTCGTGACCGTCCGCGCGTACGGCACCCGGCGCTTGTACGACCTCGACCGCGACGGGCTTCGCGAAGCGGCCACGTGGCTCGCCGGGTTGGCCGAGCAGCCGGGACCGTTCACTCAGCCGTTCGATGCCCTGGCCACAGAGGTCGTTCGCAGCCGTCGTGCCACCACGATCCGGGAGGGCGGGGCGCGCGCGGACCCCGCCGCGGGCTGA
- a CDS encoding SRPBCC family protein: MAIDPEGTARLVTREVRTDARDGRATRVVVARRSYATTQDDLWDAVTNPERIPRWFLPVSGDLQPGGRYQLEGNAEGTVERCDPPRSFEVTWEFAGQVSWLKVELAPSADGATLELAHEAPVDPDFWAQYGPGAAGIGWDLGLMGLGLHLDSAAGVDPADADDWVVSEPGVAFVRQAAADWADCAIADGDDPRAAQEAAERTVAFYTVPPQ, from the coding sequence ATGGCGATCGACCCCGAAGGTACGGCGAGACTGGTGACCCGTGAGGTCCGCACCGACGCCCGTGACGGGCGGGCCACGCGGGTGGTGGTGGCGCGTCGCTCGTATGCGACCACCCAGGACGACCTCTGGGACGCGGTGACCAATCCCGAGCGCATTCCGCGCTGGTTCTTGCCGGTCAGCGGCGATCTGCAGCCGGGTGGACGCTACCAACTCGAGGGCAACGCGGAGGGCACCGTTGAGCGGTGCGATCCGCCGCGGTCCTTCGAGGTGACCTGGGAGTTCGCCGGGCAAGTGTCGTGGCTAAAGGTCGAGCTGGCGCCGTCGGCCGACGGCGCCACGCTCGAGCTGGCGCACGAAGCGCCGGTAGACCCGGACTTCTGGGCGCAGTACGGGCCCGGCGCCGCCGGTATCGGGTGGGACCTCGGGCTCATGGGCCTCGGCTTGCACCTCGACTCGGCGGCTGGGGTCGACCCGGCCGACGCCGACGACTGGGTGGTGAGCGAGCCGGGCGTGGCGTTCGTTCGACAGGCCGCTGCCGACTGGGCCGACTGTGCGATCGCCGACGGCGACGACCCGCGGGCCGCGCAGGAGGCAGCCGAGCGCACCGTGGCCTTCTACACCGTCCCGCCGCAGTGA
- a CDS encoding DNA alkylation repair protein gives MSTSKSSATAIVEELEALRAEDELAKVRKRLAPDEPAFGVRMRDLFDVAKAHTDLPLVEVDQLLDHPAYEPRMTAMSILDFRARRRLDDDQRRELYERYLARHDRITTWDMVDRAAPRVVGGYLAGRSPTPLHDLAASPASLERRTAITAPLHFVRAGSDDDLAAGLAIAAQLAGDEDPTVHKPVGIFLKHAGSRDPAALHRFLTEHAVTMPRPALRLAVEKLDPTDRERYLTDASSHQ, from the coding sequence ATGTCGACGTCCAAGTCGTCTGCGACGGCGATCGTCGAGGAGCTCGAGGCCCTGCGAGCCGAGGACGAGCTCGCGAAGGTCCGCAAGCGGCTGGCACCCGACGAGCCGGCGTTCGGGGTGCGCATGCGCGACCTGTTCGACGTCGCCAAGGCCCACACCGACCTGCCGCTGGTCGAGGTCGACCAGCTGCTGGATCATCCCGCCTACGAGCCCCGGATGACGGCGATGAGCATCCTGGACTTCCGGGCCCGCCGCCGACTCGACGACGACCAGCGCCGCGAGCTCTACGAGCGCTACCTCGCCCGCCACGACCGGATCACCACCTGGGACATGGTCGATCGTGCCGCGCCCCGCGTCGTCGGCGGCTACCTCGCCGGTCGCTCCCCCACTCCGCTGCACGACCTCGCAGCCTCCCCCGCATCACTCGAGCGACGGACCGCGATCACCGCGCCCCTGCACTTCGTCCGCGCGGGCAGCGACGACGACCTCGCCGCGGGCCTTGCCATCGCCGCGCAACTGGCCGGCGACGAGGATCCGACCGTGCACAAGCCGGTCGGCATCTTCCTCAAACACGCCGGGTCCAGGGATCCCGCCGCCCTCCACCGCTTCCTCACCGAGCACGCGGTAACGATGCCCCGCCCCGCACTCCGCCTCGCCGTCGAGAAGCTCGATCCAACCGACCGCGAGCGATACCTCACGGATGCATCATCGCATCAGTAG
- a CDS encoding antitoxin, translating into MRTTVTLDPDTAQIVRRRMRERGMTFKEALNDVIRSGAGDTAEEFQTPTASLGRPSVNLDRALQVAGDLEDEDLVRKERAGS; encoded by the coding sequence ATGCGGACGACCGTGACCCTGGACCCCGACACCGCGCAGATCGTGCGGCGTCGGATGCGCGAGCGCGGGATGACGTTCAAGGAAGCGCTCAACGACGTCATCCGCAGCGGCGCGGGGGATACTGCCGAGGAGTTCCAGACACCGACCGCCTCGCTCGGACGCCCGTCGGTGAACCTCGACCGCGCGCTGCAGGTCGCCGGTGACCTCGAGGACGAGGACCTTGTTCGCAAGGAGCGGGCCGGCTCGTGA
- a CDS encoding type II toxin-antitoxin system VapC family toxin: MKLVDANVLLYAVNVDAERHKPSRRWLDRALSGQDTVAFAWVVLLAFVRLATRDGLFPSPLTIDDAMDRVDGWLAAPPAVVVHPTLEHARLVRDLLRGLGAGGNLVNDAHLAALAIEHRGTIVSFDHDFDRFEGVRREAPRI; encoded by the coding sequence GTGAAGCTCGTCGACGCGAACGTCCTGCTGTACGCGGTCAACGTGGACGCCGAGCGCCACAAGCCGTCACGACGATGGCTCGACCGAGCCTTGTCCGGGCAGGACACGGTCGCGTTCGCGTGGGTCGTCCTGCTCGCGTTCGTGCGCCTTGCCACCCGCGACGGGCTGTTCCCCTCGCCGTTGACGATCGACGACGCGATGGACCGTGTCGACGGGTGGCTGGCCGCCCCACCGGCCGTCGTGGTGCACCCCACCCTCGAGCACGCGCGACTCGTGCGGGACCTCCTTCGCGGGCTGGGAGCAGGCGGCAACCTCGTCAACGACGCGCACCTCGCGGCGCTGGCGATCGAGCACCGCGGCACGATCGTGTCCTTCGACCACGACTTCGACCGCTTCGAGGGCGTGCGCCGAGAGGCACCCCGGATCTGA
- a CDS encoding ABC transporter substrate-binding protein — translation MTHATLRLIGLVAVVAALLVACGSTEGGDAEPDPEAAPDGDDAEESAEDGQQEEPPDESGEATSEPEDGGDGDTRTVAHDLGEAEVPAEPERVVALDSPHLDAALSLGVDPVGAVEVFAGEGLPAYLDDQAESVVPVGTIEEPDLEAIVELEPDLILTATVRHEGLRDELEAIAPTVFTQSSGTTWQDDFQLVADTLGRAEAGEEILDDYEAHAASVGETVGAEGAEAAVVRFLPDETRVYGPETFSGRVLREVGFELPELEYDEYSMALISPEQIGRIDTAEVIFATAYGDPAESTRGEVTSLWEQLPAVGAGCQFDVADDDWMIGIGPIGAEIILEDVLERLQGPACP, via the coding sequence GTGACACACGCGACCTTGCGATTGATCGGGTTGGTGGCCGTAGTGGCCGCGTTGCTCGTGGCGTGCGGCAGCACCGAGGGCGGAGATGCGGAACCTGACCCGGAGGCCGCCCCCGACGGCGACGACGCGGAGGAGTCCGCGGAGGACGGGCAGCAGGAGGAGCCTCCCGACGAGAGCGGGGAGGCGACGTCGGAGCCGGAGGACGGCGGGGACGGCGACACCCGCACCGTGGCTCACGACCTCGGCGAGGCCGAGGTGCCCGCCGAGCCGGAGCGCGTCGTGGCACTGGACTCCCCGCACCTCGACGCCGCCCTCTCCCTGGGGGTGGACCCCGTGGGCGCGGTCGAAGTGTTCGCGGGGGAGGGGTTGCCCGCCTACCTCGACGACCAGGCCGAGTCGGTCGTTCCCGTCGGCACGATCGAAGAGCCCGACCTCGAGGCCATCGTGGAACTCGAGCCGGACCTCATCCTCACCGCCACCGTGCGCCACGAGGGCCTACGGGACGAACTCGAAGCCATCGCGCCGACCGTGTTCACCCAGTCGTCGGGCACCACATGGCAGGACGACTTCCAGCTCGTCGCCGACACGCTCGGTCGGGCTGAGGCCGGCGAGGAGATCCTCGACGATTACGAAGCACACGCGGCCTCGGTCGGCGAGACAGTCGGCGCGGAAGGGGCCGAAGCTGCCGTTGTGCGGTTCCTACCCGACGAGACGCGTGTCTACGGACCCGAGACGTTCTCGGGGAGAGTGCTGCGGGAGGTGGGGTTCGAGCTGCCCGAGCTCGAGTACGACGAGTACTCGATGGCGCTGATCAGCCCCGAGCAGATCGGCCGGATCGACACCGCCGAGGTCATCTTCGCGACGGCGTACGGTGATCCCGCGGAGAGTACGCGGGGTGAGGTCACCTCCCTGTGGGAGCAGCTGCCGGCGGTGGGCGCGGGATGCCAGTTCGATGTCGCCGACGACGACTGGATGATTGGCATCGGACCGATCGGCGCCGAGATAATCCTCGAGGACGTTCTGGAGCGTCTTCAGGGGCCGGCCTGCCCGTAG
- a CDS encoding ABC transporter ATP-binding protein, with the protein MRRRTETPATTLSPRSEDWVADRPSHGSSGLWAEHLELAYDTETVVRDLSLEVPEGRITVICGPNACGKSTLLRGLARLLRPRHGAVHLDGQSIARLPTRVVAMRVGLLPQAPQAPEGLTVEDLVARGRFPHQRWFQQWSYEDERAVDAALALSGVDDLRDRPVDELSGGQRQRAWIAMALAQETPILLLDEPTTFLDLAHQVEVLDLLAELNERQGRTVVMVLHDLNEASRYAHHLVAMRGGRVHTSGAPAEILTPETIGEVFGVSARVIEDPVTGTPLCVPYSEARSAGRRGRSDADRGAGAVRLETGN; encoded by the coding sequence ATGCGCCGACGCACCGAGACGCCCGCGACCACGCTCTCCCCGCGTAGCGAGGACTGGGTCGCGGACCGTCCGAGCCACGGCTCGAGTGGGTTGTGGGCGGAGCACCTCGAGCTGGCGTACGACACCGAGACCGTCGTGCGCGACCTGTCGCTCGAGGTCCCCGAGGGGCGCATCACGGTCATCTGCGGTCCGAACGCCTGCGGCAAGTCCACCCTGCTGCGCGGTCTCGCGCGCCTGCTGCGTCCGCGCCATGGGGCGGTACACCTCGACGGCCAGTCGATCGCGCGACTGCCGACGAGGGTCGTCGCCATGCGTGTCGGCCTGCTGCCCCAGGCGCCCCAGGCCCCCGAAGGGCTGACCGTGGAGGACCTGGTCGCCCGTGGCCGGTTCCCTCACCAGCGCTGGTTCCAGCAGTGGTCCTACGAGGACGAGCGGGCGGTGGACGCTGCGTTGGCGCTGAGCGGGGTCGACGACCTGCGCGACCGGCCCGTCGACGAGCTCTCCGGTGGCCAGCGTCAGCGCGCGTGGATCGCGATGGCGCTCGCGCAGGAGACGCCCATCCTCCTGCTCGACGAGCCGACCACCTTCCTCGACCTCGCACACCAGGTCGAGGTGCTGGACCTGCTCGCCGAGCTGAACGAGCGGCAGGGACGCACGGTCGTCATGGTGCTGCACGACCTCAACGAGGCCTCCCGCTACGCGCACCACCTCGTCGCGATGCGCGGCGGGCGCGTCCACACCAGCGGCGCCCCGGCCGAGATCCTCACCCCCGAGACGATCGGCGAGGTGTTCGGGGTGTCCGCCCGCGTCATCGAGGACCCGGTCACCGGCACACCGCTGTGTGTGCCGTACAGCGAGGCCCGATCGGCCGGACGACGGGGACGGTCCGATGCTGACCGCGGCGCGGGTGCGGTCCGCCTCGAGACCGGAAATTGA
- a CDS encoding FecCD family ABC transporter permease: MPELLPRPHTRGATGSRSQRVTVRLPAVALSTRISPRTVGAGIVAFALVMATTVAALLLGEVELGPGGALSALAGAEETPEAEAFVVRALRLPRALAAVLVGGALAASGAIFQGLVRNPLVAPDVIGVNAGAGVLAVLTIVTAQAVVWLPVAALAGAVGTAFAIYGLTWRRGISGHRLVLVGIGVNAALTALTTLLIVRFPVERVSSAVRWQTGTLHGTGWDEVALVGVGVAVLLPLGVWLTRQLGALELGDDAARALGARVEPARAGLLGVGAGLAAVAVAASGPIGFVALATPHLARWLAGPLTRGVLVLSALLGGGLVGLSDLAAQHALPTSLPVGVVTAAAGAPYFLLLLYRTNRAAL, from the coding sequence ATGCCCGAACTGCTGCCCCGCCCCCACACTCGCGGGGCGACCGGGTCCCGGTCGCAACGGGTCACGGTGCGGTTGCCGGCCGTGGCGCTGTCGACCCGGATCAGTCCACGCACGGTCGGTGCGGGCATCGTCGCATTCGCCCTGGTCATGGCTACGACGGTCGCGGCGCTGCTGCTCGGCGAGGTCGAGCTCGGCCCCGGCGGGGCGCTCAGCGCGCTGGCCGGCGCCGAGGAGACCCCGGAGGCGGAGGCGTTCGTCGTGCGCGCCCTGCGGTTGCCCCGTGCCCTTGCCGCGGTCCTGGTCGGCGGGGCCCTCGCAGCGAGCGGCGCGATCTTCCAGGGACTCGTCCGCAATCCTCTCGTCGCGCCCGACGTCATCGGGGTCAACGCCGGCGCGGGAGTGCTCGCGGTCCTCACGATCGTGACCGCCCAAGCGGTGGTGTGGCTGCCGGTGGCGGCGCTGGCGGGGGCGGTGGGTACAGCGTTCGCGATCTACGGTCTCACGTGGCGCCGGGGGATCAGCGGCCATCGGCTCGTGCTCGTCGGCATCGGCGTGAACGCCGCCCTGACCGCACTCACGACGCTCCTGATCGTCCGGTTCCCGGTCGAGCGGGTCTCGTCCGCGGTGCGATGGCAGACCGGCACGCTGCACGGCACCGGCTGGGACGAGGTCGCGCTCGTGGGGGTCGGTGTCGCGGTGCTGCTGCCCTTGGGGGTATGGCTCACGCGCCAGCTCGGGGCGCTCGAGCTCGGCGACGACGCAGCCCGCGCGCTCGGCGCCCGGGTCGAGCCCGCCCGTGCGGGCCTCCTGGGCGTCGGCGCGGGACTCGCTGCCGTCGCCGTGGCCGCGAGTGGCCCGATCGGCTTCGTCGCCCTGGCCACGCCACACCTCGCTCGTTGGCTCGCCGGGCCTCTGACGCGGGGCGTGCTGGTCCTGTCCGCCCTGCTCGGCGGCGGGTTGGTCGGACTCTCCGACCTCGCCGCCCAGCACGCGCTCCCGACGAGCCTGCCGGTGGGTGTGGTGACCGCTGCGGCCGGGGCTCCCTACTTCCTGTTGTTGCTGTATCGCACGAACCGTGCTGCTCTGTGA